In Vespa velutina chromosome 1, iVesVel2.1, whole genome shotgun sequence, the following proteins share a genomic window:
- the LOC124955960 gene encoding protein phosphatase 1 regulatory subunit 42-like, with protein MVKLTSKFIEKKYAQVRSKSLSKSNKKQELWKLTHLYMNGMFINEIGNFAVCKNLKVIYLQDNNISHIENLHFATNLTHLYMQHNKIRKLENLDCLQNLRKFYVGYNCISVIEGLENAENLIELHVENQSLTIGETLCFEPRSVVTLSKCLKKLNISNNKMTTLNDIANFNELEILEAKNNLLEDIEDLTQTISTLISLRELYMNGNPVVQKHRYKESLIANSNTLVNLDGKNISDICRKFLQTFKEKRFKQSIKKITVPLTDDIANSLNLPPAFKKSVCRAIFQHPEPKLSIAVISAMGELQPQSFPSWKTAAGINSLKDNHITPRPFWRDTTNKKET; from the exons atgGTGAAATTAACatcaaaatttatcgaaaaaaagtaTGCTCAAGTTCGATCAAAATCTCTTagtaaatcaaataaaaagcaaGAATTATGGAAATTAACGCACTTGTACATGAATGGAAtgtttatcaatgaaatt GGTAATTTTGCGGtatgtaaaaatttgaaagtgATATATCttcaagataataatatatcacatatagaaaatttacattttgcGACGAATttaacacatttatatatgcaaCATAACAAAATAAGGAAGTTAGAAAATTTAGATTGTCTACAGAATTTGCGCAAATTTTATGTAGGATATAATTGCATTAGTGTAATTGAGGGATTAGAAAATGCCGAAAATTTAATAGAGCTACATGTAGAAAATCAATCCTTAACTATAGGTGAAACATTATGCTTTGAGCCGCGCAGTGTTGTAACATTATCT aaatgtttaaaaaagcttaacatatcaaataataaaatgacgaCTTTAAATGATATagcaaattttaatgaattggAAATTTTGgaagcaaaaaataatttacttgaAGATATTGAAGATTTAACTCAAACAATAAGTACATTAATTTCACTCAgagaattatatatgaatGGTAATCCAGTTGTTCAAAAACACAGATATAAAGAAAGTCTCATTGCTAACAGTAATACATTGG taaatttagatggaaaaaatatttctgatatttgtcgcaaatttttacaaacttttaaagagaaacgttttaaacaatctattaaaaagataacagTACCACTAACAGATGACATTGCAA ATTCTCTAAACTTGCCTCCTGCATTTAAGAAATCTGTATGTAGAGCAATATTTCAACATCCTGAGCCTAAACTATCTATAGCAGTTATATCTGCTATGGGTGAATTACAGCCTCAGAGTTTTCCATCGTGGAAAACgg CTGCTGGTATAAACAGTCTAAAAGATAATCATATAACACCAAGACCATTTTGGAGGGATACaactaacaaaaaagaaacgtaa